The proteins below are encoded in one region of Pseudonocardia sp. DSM 110487:
- the fabG gene encoding 3-oxoacyl-[acyl-carrier-protein] reductase gives MGRSVLVTGGNRGIGLAIAKAFAAQGDQVAVTYRSGNAEDLPGDLLPVRCDVTDADAVEAAFTTIEEKHGPVQVLVSNAGVTQDTLLMRMSEDQFTQVIDANLTGAYRVAKRASRGMLRARSGRMIFVGSVVGLAGSPGQVNYAASKAGLIGVARSIARELGSRGITANVVAPGYVETDMTRALSEARKTEISSLIPLGRYADPDEIASVVAWLGSDGASYITGAVIQVDGGVAMGN, from the coding sequence GTGGGACGCAGCGTGTTGGTCACCGGTGGAAACAGGGGAATCGGTCTCGCGATCGCCAAGGCGTTCGCGGCCCAGGGCGACCAGGTGGCGGTGACGTATCGCAGCGGCAACGCCGAGGACCTGCCCGGTGACCTGCTGCCGGTACGGTGCGACGTCACCGACGCCGACGCCGTGGAGGCGGCGTTCACGACGATCGAGGAGAAGCACGGCCCCGTGCAGGTCCTCGTGTCCAACGCGGGCGTCACCCAGGACACCCTGCTCATGCGGATGAGCGAGGACCAGTTCACCCAGGTCATCGACGCCAACCTCACCGGCGCGTACCGGGTGGCGAAGCGGGCTTCGCGAGGGATGCTCCGCGCCCGCAGCGGACGGATGATCTTCGTGGGCTCGGTCGTCGGGCTCGCCGGTTCGCCCGGGCAGGTCAACTACGCGGCGTCCAAGGCCGGCCTCATCGGAGTGGCGCGCTCGATCGCGCGCGAGCTCGGCTCGCGAGGCATCACCGCGAACGTCGTCGCGCCCGGATACGTCGAGACCGACATGACGCGCGCGCTGTCGGAGGCGCGCAAGACCGAGATCAGCAGCCTCATCCCGCTCGGTCGCTACGCCGACCCGGACGAGATCGCCTCCGTCGTCGCATGGCTGGGTTCGGACGGCGCGTCCTACATCACCGGCGCCGTCATCCAGGTCGACGGCGGCGTGGCGATGGGCAACTGA
- the fabI gene encoding enoyl-ACP reductase FabI produces the protein MGLLDGKRLLITGVITDASLGFHVAKVAQEQGAQVVLTGFGRLKLVERIAQRLPQAAPVVELDVANQEHLDTLVDRVSPHLGDDPKLDGVLHSIGFAPASCLGEGAFLGAPWEDVAQTIQVSAYSFKSLSTALLPLLGPGSSIVGMDFDNRQAWPAYDWMGVAKSTLESVTRYLARDLGPKGIRVNLCAAGPVRTMAAKSIPGFAAFEDAWDGRAPLGWDVNDPVPVAKTVCALLSDWMPATTGSMVWADGGFHAIGV, from the coding sequence ATGGGACTGCTCGACGGCAAGCGCCTACTCATCACCGGTGTGATCACCGACGCCTCGCTCGGCTTCCACGTCGCGAAGGTGGCGCAGGAGCAGGGCGCGCAGGTCGTGCTCACCGGCTTCGGCCGGCTCAAGCTCGTCGAACGGATCGCGCAGCGGCTGCCGCAGGCCGCGCCCGTCGTCGAGCTGGACGTGGCCAACCAGGAGCACCTGGACACGCTCGTCGATCGGGTCTCCCCGCACCTGGGTGACGATCCGAAGCTCGACGGGGTGCTGCACTCCATCGGCTTCGCACCGGCGTCCTGCCTCGGCGAGGGTGCGTTCCTGGGTGCACCGTGGGAGGACGTCGCGCAGACGATCCAGGTGAGCGCCTACTCGTTCAAGTCGCTGTCCACCGCGCTGCTGCCGCTGCTCGGGCCGGGGTCGTCGATCGTCGGGATGGACTTCGACAACCGGCAGGCATGGCCCGCCTACGACTGGATGGGCGTGGCGAAGTCCACCTTGGAGTCGGTCACCCGCTACCTGGCGCGTGACCTGGGGCCGAAGGGCATCCGGGTCAACCTCTGCGCCGCCGGGCCGGTGCGCACGATGGCCGCCAAGTCGATCCCCGGCTTCGCCGCCTTCGAGGACGCATGGGACGGCCGCGCGCCGCTGGGCTGGGACGTCAACGACCCGGTGCCGGTGGCGAAGACCGTTTGCGCGCTGCTCTCGGACTGGATGCCGGCCACCACGGGCTCGATGGTGTGGGCCGACGGCGGCTTCCACGCCATAGGTGTCTAA